One genomic region from Gemmatimonas aurantiaca encodes:
- a CDS encoding nuclear transport factor 2 family protein, with the protein MNLSRPVLARARFRRRVWFSLCSAALAAGALGVTALPVAAQSIGAPEEQQAVMAVVRRLFDGMRAADSSMVRSVFDPRLRMITAATRNGAPVVTIEQGADGFVKSVGTPRPDKIDERIRNERVHIDGTLASVWVDYGLFIGPKFSHCGIDHFLLVRNDGAWKILEIADTRRTTGCEQWTR; encoded by the coding sequence ATGAATCTCTCCCGCCCCGTTCTCGCCCGCGCGCGTTTCCGGCGCCGTGTGTGGTTTTCCCTCTGTTCCGCGGCGCTGGCGGCCGGCGCCCTTGGCGTGACCGCTTTGCCGGTGGCGGCCCAGTCGATCGGTGCGCCGGAAGAGCAGCAGGCCGTCATGGCCGTGGTGCGGCGTCTGTTCGACGGCATGCGCGCCGCCGATTCGTCGATGGTGCGGTCGGTGTTCGACCCTCGGCTGCGCATGATCACGGCGGCAACGCGCAACGGCGCGCCCGTGGTGACGATCGAACAGGGTGCCGACGGGTTCGTGAAATCGGTGGGTACGCCTCGTCCCGACAAGATCGACGAGCGCATCCGCAACGAGCGGGTGCACATCGACGGCACACTGGCGTCGGTGTGGGTGGACTATGGCCTCTTCATCGGACCGAAGTTCTCCCACTGCGGCATCGACCACTTTCTGCTCGTCAGGAACGACGGCGCGTGGAAGATTCTCGAGATTGCCGATACCCGCCGCACCACCGGCTGCGAGCAGTGGACGCGATGA
- a CDS encoding methyltransferase: MSSSPVSPLPRLDASAADFEALRALLAAHEYDVAPICARTESPAIYDFRMRKHARHDAVPERGLDILIGLFLDCYSLPVSEVERLVGPGSSALLMRLGLAVELDGQLTGTVLLYPNEGIYMISDRPGFSGTGLLLFESTTDLVYPAITNSGRTFLSTMPFVPGQRFLELCSGTGVAALMAARSGAAQAWAVDITARSTHFAAFNALLNGLPNVSALQGDLFAPVEGEQFDCIVAHPPYVPAATTEVIYRDGGEDGEQITRAILGRVAEFLAPGGIFHCTCIISARPEAPASLRVREMLGAAGDAFDMVLLGNGATDLATHFTKQLLKATDDKVPDIVSQLRYFQELAVQRVEFCTIILRRHDGRRKGGTIAVQRDGQTRWAEAEWLLRLQALLGMGEHGLDRLLNARPRLSPLAQFSLTYGVDPDAEERWVPQEGEVTVTYPFPGRVPVNAGDAAFLASCTGERTFAELLREIQEEGGIPADLDPRQFMRTMVPLVAEGVLETDLLPFPRHSTSS; the protein is encoded by the coding sequence GTGTCTTCGTCACCCGTGAGCCCGCTGCCCCGGCTCGATGCATCGGCCGCCGATTTCGAGGCACTGCGGGCGCTGCTCGCCGCGCACGAATACGACGTCGCGCCGATCTGTGCGCGCACCGAGAGTCCGGCCATCTACGATTTCCGCATGCGCAAGCATGCGCGGCACGATGCCGTTCCGGAGAGGGGACTCGATATCCTGATCGGACTCTTCCTCGACTGTTATTCGCTGCCGGTGAGCGAGGTGGAGCGTCTGGTGGGCCCGGGCAGCAGCGCGCTGCTCATGCGTCTGGGATTGGCGGTGGAGCTCGATGGCCAACTGACGGGCACCGTACTGCTCTATCCCAATGAGGGGATCTACATGATCTCCGACCGTCCAGGATTCTCGGGCACGGGACTTCTGCTGTTCGAGAGCACGACGGACCTGGTCTATCCGGCCATCACGAACTCCGGGCGCACCTTCCTCTCCACGATGCCCTTCGTTCCCGGGCAGCGATTTCTCGAGCTCTGCTCGGGAACCGGTGTGGCCGCCCTGATGGCCGCACGGAGCGGGGCGGCACAGGCATGGGCCGTGGACATCACCGCGCGTTCCACGCATTTCGCGGCCTTCAATGCGCTCCTGAACGGACTGCCCAACGTGAGCGCTCTGCAGGGTGACCTGTTCGCGCCGGTGGAAGGGGAGCAGTTCGACTGCATCGTGGCGCATCCGCCCTACGTACCGGCGGCCACGACCGAGGTGATCTATCGGGATGGCGGAGAGGACGGCGAGCAGATCACGCGGGCGATCCTCGGGCGTGTGGCGGAGTTTCTCGCGCCCGGCGGCATCTTCCATTGCACGTGCATCATCTCCGCGCGGCCTGAGGCGCCGGCCTCACTGCGCGTCCGGGAGATGCTGGGAGCCGCTGGTGATGCGTTCGACATGGTGCTGCTTGGCAACGGGGCCACGGATCTCGCCACGCACTTCACCAAGCAGCTGCTCAAGGCCACCGACGACAAGGTACCGGACATCGTATCGCAGTTGCGGTACTTCCAGGAACTCGCCGTGCAGCGCGTCGAGTTCTGCACGATCATCCTTCGCCGGCACGATGGCCGGCGCAAGGGCGGAACGATCGCCGTGCAGCGTGATGGACAGACGCGCTGGGCGGAAGCGGAATGGCTGCTGCGGCTGCAGGCATTGTTGGGAATGGGGGAGCACGGTCTGGACCGTCTGCTGAATGCACGACCCCGCCTGTCACCTCTGGCGCAGTTCTCGCTGACGTATGGCGTCGATCCAGACGCCGAGGAACGCTGGGTGCCGCAGGAAGGCGAAGTGACCGTGACGTATCCGTTTCCCGGACGGGTACCGGTAAACGCCGGTGATGCGGCGTTCCTCGCGTCCTGTACCGGCGAGCGGACATTCGCCGAGCTGCTGCGCGAGATTCAGGAGGAAGGAGGCATCCCCGCCGATCTCGATCCACGGCAGTTCATGCGCACCATGGTGCCTCTGGTCGCCGAGGGCGTGCTGGAAACGGATCTCCTGCCATTCCCCCGCCACTCCACCTCTTCGTGA
- a CDS encoding penicillin acylase family protein, translating to MTTRFRRLVAASLLLAAPSLPAQPARWAQQAQRVTIIRDQWGIAHVYGKTDADAVFGMVYAQAEDDFNRVETNYINAMGRLAEVEGEKEIWRDLRMKLFIDTLDIKKQYAASPVWLKALMNGFADGLNYYLHTHPQVKPRLITRFEPWMALTFSEGSIGGDIESVNLRGIEQFYGAPGGTGGSGSGAGRDADAANGTSDADAALSPFGQEPGGSNGFAIAPGNTTNGHALLMINPHTSFYFRPEIHMASEEGLDAYGAVTWGQFFIYQGFNSRLGWMHTSGGGDVIDEYLETVTPKGTGFTYRHAGVEKPVTARRIVLPYKTASGMQRRTVTAYFTQHGPIIRSQNGKWVAVALMQEPLKALQQSYLRTKAKDYASFRKVMELRTNSSNNTMYADADGVIAYFHGNFIPKRNAGIDFTKPVDGTDAKNDWQGLHTLDEMITVINPKSGWIMNTNNWPFTASGGDSPKIGDWPVYMSAQREDNPRGVHAVRVLQGRKDFTLDGLIGAAYDSYLPAFEQLMPPLLAAYDALPAGDSLKMKLAEQIAQLRGWNYRFAANSVPMALANAYGEEVSQAAAAPARAAGTPMLEFVKTKAPAALVLGALSRALDRLTRDFGTWKTPWGEINRYQRLSGAIDAGFDDNKPSIAVPFASANWGSLAAFGQTGARTTKRIYGNRGNSFVAAVEFGPRVRAKSVLAGGVSGDPSSPYFFNQAERYAAGNFKDVNYYRADVEQHATRTYRPGSK from the coding sequence ATGACCACCCGGTTCCGTCGTCTCGTGGCCGCGAGCCTGCTGCTCGCCGCTCCTTCCCTCCCCGCGCAGCCGGCCCGTTGGGCACAACAGGCGCAGCGCGTCACGATCATCCGCGATCAATGGGGCATTGCCCACGTGTACGGCAAGACCGATGCGGATGCGGTGTTCGGCATGGTGTACGCGCAGGCCGAGGACGATTTCAATCGCGTGGAAACGAACTACATCAACGCGATGGGACGTCTCGCCGAAGTGGAGGGCGAGAAGGAGATCTGGCGCGATCTGCGCATGAAGCTGTTCATCGACACCCTGGACATCAAGAAGCAGTATGCGGCGAGTCCGGTGTGGCTCAAGGCCCTGATGAACGGCTTCGCGGACGGCCTCAACTACTATCTGCACACGCATCCGCAGGTAAAGCCGCGTCTCATCACGCGTTTCGAGCCGTGGATGGCGCTGACGTTCAGCGAAGGCAGCATCGGTGGTGACATCGAGTCGGTGAATCTGCGTGGCATCGAACAGTTCTATGGCGCACCCGGCGGGACCGGGGGTTCGGGGAGTGGAGCGGGCAGGGATGCCGACGCGGCCAATGGCACGAGCGACGCCGATGCTGCGTTGTCCCCGTTCGGGCAGGAGCCCGGCGGTTCCAACGGATTCGCCATCGCGCCCGGCAACACGACCAATGGCCACGCGCTGCTGATGATCAATCCGCACACGTCCTTCTATTTCCGCCCCGAGATCCACATGGCGAGTGAAGAGGGACTCGATGCGTATGGCGCGGTGACATGGGGACAGTTCTTCATCTACCAGGGCTTCAACAGCCGTCTGGGGTGGATGCACACGTCGGGTGGCGGCGATGTCATCGACGAATATCTAGAAACCGTCACGCCGAAGGGGACCGGCTTCACCTACCGGCATGCCGGCGTGGAGAAGCCCGTGACGGCGAGGCGCATCGTGTTGCCGTACAAGACCGCGTCGGGGATGCAGCGTCGCACGGTGACGGCGTACTTCACGCAGCACGGTCCGATCATCCGGTCGCAGAATGGCAAGTGGGTGGCGGTGGCGCTGATGCAGGAACCGCTCAAGGCGCTCCAGCAGAGCTATCTGCGCACGAAGGCGAAAGACTACGCCTCGTTCCGCAAGGTCATGGAGCTGCGTACGAACTCGTCGAACAACACCATGTACGCGGATGCGGATGGGGTCATCGCGTACTTCCACGGCAACTTCATCCCGAAGCGCAACGCCGGCATCGACTTCACGAAGCCGGTGGACGGCACCGACGCGAAGAACGACTGGCAGGGACTGCACACGCTCGACGAGATGATCACGGTGATCAATCCCAAGAGCGGCTGGATCATGAACACCAACAACTGGCCGTTCACGGCGTCGGGTGGTGACAGTCCGAAGATCGGCGACTGGCCGGTGTACATGTCGGCGCAGCGGGAAGACAATCCGCGTGGCGTGCATGCGGTGCGTGTGTTGCAGGGACGCAAGGATTTCACGCTGGATGGTCTGATCGGGGCGGCCTATGACAGCTATCTGCCGGCGTTCGAACAGTTGATGCCGCCGCTGCTGGCGGCGTACGATGCACTGCCGGCCGGCGATTCGCTCAAGATGAAGCTGGCCGAACAGATCGCGCAGCTTCGTGGATGGAACTACCGTTTTGCCGCGAATTCGGTGCCGATGGCGCTGGCCAATGCCTACGGTGAAGAAGTGTCCCAGGCCGCGGCCGCCCCGGCCCGCGCGGCCGGCACGCCGATGCTGGAGTTCGTGAAGACCAAGGCGCCGGCGGCGCTGGTGCTCGGCGCCCTGTCACGCGCGTTGGATCGTCTCACGCGGGACTTCGGCACCTGGAAGACCCCCTGGGGCGAGATCAATCGGTATCAGCGTCTGAGCGGGGCCATCGATGCGGGCTTCGACGACAACAAGCCGAGCATCGCGGTGCCGTTCGCGTCGGCCAACTGGGGATCGCTGGCGGCATTCGGCCAGACGGGCGCACGCACCACGAAGCGCATCTACGGCAATCGTGGCAACAGCTTCGTGGCGGCGGTGGAGTTCGGGCCCCGGGTGCGGGCGAAGAGTGTGCTCGCCGGTGGGGTGAGCGGCGATCCGTCGTCGCCCTACTTCTTCAATCAGGCCGAACGGTATGCGGCCGGCAACTTCAAGGACGTGAACTACTATCGCGCCGACGTAGAGCAGCATGCGACGCGCACGTATCGGCCCGGCAGCAAGTGA
- a CDS encoding RsmD family RNA methyltransferase, producing MRIVGGKFAGRNLTSPNDFRVRPTAEPVRVAMMRLLRHDLEGARVIDLFAGTGAIGLEALSRGAKYVDFVEFRPASLHALKANIAALRVNEKVRVYKKDALPFADALPPDRYDLAFADPPYESRMLDRLIERWQQAPWSTILVAEHARTHQLPKAVRPIVVQHIQLEDSAISVYRRGVSPSVPALP from the coding sequence GTGCGCATCGTCGGCGGGAAGTTCGCGGGACGCAATCTCACCTCACCCAACGACTTCCGTGTGCGTCCCACGGCGGAGCCGGTCCGGGTGGCGATGATGAGACTGCTGCGCCACGATCTCGAAGGCGCGCGGGTGATCGACCTGTTTGCCGGCACCGGAGCGATCGGACTCGAAGCGTTGTCGCGTGGCGCGAAGTACGTGGACTTCGTGGAATTCCGTCCGGCAAGTCTGCATGCGCTCAAGGCCAACATCGCCGCGCTGCGGGTGAACGAGAAAGTGCGCGTGTACAAAAAGGACGCGCTGCCTTTTGCCGACGCATTGCCACCCGATCGGTACGATCTCGCGTTTGCCGACCCGCCGTACGAATCCCGCATGCTCGACCGGCTCATCGAGCGCTGGCAGCAGGCACCCTGGTCGACCATCCTGGTAGCCGAACATGCGCGCACGCATCAGCTTCCCAAGGCTGTGCGTCCGATCGTCGTCCAGCATATTCAGCTCGAAGACAGCGCCATCTCCGTGTATCGTCGCGGAGTCTCTCCGTCCGTCCCCGCCTTGCCATGA
- a CDS encoding group II truncated hemoglobin, with product MTHEQTHYEQLGGDAGIRTLVDRFYDLMDTAPEAVHVRALHAASLKVSRQKLFMFMSGWTGGPQLYVEQYGHPRLRMRHFPFAIAERERDEWLWCMDRALAEHAAPEETKSFLRERLHALADHMRNQPG from the coding sequence ATGACGCACGAGCAGACGCATTACGAACAACTGGGCGGGGACGCGGGCATCCGCACGCTGGTGGACCGCTTCTATGACCTGATGGACACCGCACCGGAGGCCGTCCACGTGCGGGCACTGCACGCGGCCAGTCTCAAGGTCTCGCGGCAGAAGCTGTTCATGTTCATGAGCGGCTGGACCGGTGGACCGCAGCTCTACGTGGAGCAGTATGGCCACCCGCGTCTGCGCATGCGGCATTTCCCGTTCGCCATCGCGGAGCGGGAGCGCGACGAATGGCTCTGGTGCATGGATCGTGCACTGGCCGAGCATGCGGCGCCCGAGGAGACCAAGAGTTTCCTGCGCGAGCGCCTGCACGCGCTGGCCGATCACATGCGCAATCAGCCCGGCTGA
- a CDS encoding nuclear transport factor 2 family protein — MRLSPLALLLPLLLACTDPTRIPAAERRAIADSLSALVVQAYDFSRPGAPERLLALYPDSGRVISGVAGRVTTTRDTLAGEIRGFWDRVGQNMRNPHFVLGSTYVDVITRDAVVMTLTYSIPHTTPLNTPHVVSGAWTMLWRNQGGRWVIVQEHLSDTPESTAPGPSVVAAPTADSTTTHRH, encoded by the coding sequence GTGCGCCTCTCACCCCTCGCCCTCCTGCTTCCACTGCTGCTCGCCTGCACCGATCCCACCCGGATCCCGGCCGCCGAGCGCCGCGCCATTGCCGACAGCCTCAGTGCGCTCGTCGTGCAGGCGTACGACTTTTCGCGACCCGGCGCGCCGGAGCGATTGCTCGCGCTCTATCCCGACAGTGGCCGGGTCATTTCAGGAGTCGCCGGACGGGTCACCACCACGCGGGACACACTGGCCGGTGAAATACGCGGCTTCTGGGATCGTGTGGGACAGAACATGCGCAATCCGCATTTTGTCCTCGGCTCCACCTACGTCGACGTCATCACCCGCGACGCCGTGGTCATGACGCTGACCTACAGCATTCCGCACACCACACCGCTGAACACACCGCACGTGGTGAGCGGCGCCTGGACCATGCTCTGGCGCAATCAGGGAGGTCGCTGGGTCATCGTGCAGGAGCATTTGTCGGACACCCCGGAGAGCACGGCCCCGGGGCCGTCCGTCGTGGCCGCACCAACCGCCGACTCGACCACGACGCATCGACACTGA
- a CDS encoding FMN-binding glutamate synthase family protein: MRILFLSLSAIVVLAIAGFSLVWPPILWAYVLVLPAIARGIVDMLQTKQAIRRNFPLIGNARYLMEMIRPEINQYFVESNSDGKPFSRNDRSVIYQRAKGDLDTLPFGTQKDVYETGYEWINHSLAPVHPDPEQARVTIGGADCTQPYSASIFNVSGMSYGSLSKNAILALNAGAKMGNFAHSTGEGGLSPYHLEPGGDLVWQIGTGYFSCRDKQGRFDPGAFAERATLPNVKMIEIKLSQGAKPGHGGILPAAKLTQEIIDIRHVEPGHDVISPPAHSAFGTPLEMVQFIRQLRELSGGKPIGFKLCVGKRHEFLGIVKAMLETGILADFITVDGGEGGTGAAPIEFSDSVGTPLNEGLSFVHNALVGTELRDRIRVIASGKVNTGFAMATKVALGADVCNAARAMMIALGCIQALRCNSNACPTGVATQDPALVNGLHVGDKSHRVARYHRETVKSFLEVLGATGLQRPRDLKPWFIMKRVSAMEIRSYADIYPQLEPGQLFSSPATTGMSRAWALASITQF; the protein is encoded by the coding sequence ATGCGCATTCTCTTTCTCTCGCTTTCGGCGATCGTGGTGCTGGCGATCGCCGGTTTCTCCCTGGTGTGGCCGCCGATTCTCTGGGCCTACGTACTCGTGCTGCCGGCGATCGCCCGCGGTATCGTGGACATGCTGCAGACCAAGCAGGCCATCCGGCGCAATTTCCCGCTCATCGGGAATGCCCGGTACCTGATGGAGATGATCCGCCCGGAGATCAACCAGTACTTCGTGGAGTCGAACAGCGACGGCAAGCCGTTCAGTCGCAACGACCGCTCGGTCATCTATCAGCGCGCCAAGGGGGATCTCGACACGTTGCCCTTCGGCACGCAGAAGGACGTGTACGAAACGGGGTACGAGTGGATCAATCACTCCCTGGCGCCGGTTCACCCCGATCCGGAGCAGGCACGGGTGACGATTGGCGGAGCGGACTGCACGCAGCCCTACTCGGCGTCGATCTTCAACGTGTCGGGCATGAGCTATGGATCGCTCAGCAAGAATGCGATCCTGGCGCTCAACGCCGGTGCGAAGATGGGGAATTTTGCGCACAGCACCGGCGAAGGCGGACTGAGTCCTTATCATCTCGAACCGGGCGGCGACCTGGTGTGGCAGATCGGCACGGGCTATTTCAGTTGCCGCGACAAGCAGGGGCGTTTCGATCCGGGCGCCTTCGCCGAGCGTGCGACACTGCCGAATGTGAAGATGATCGAGATCAAGCTGTCGCAGGGTGCCAAGCCCGGACATGGCGGCATTCTGCCGGCGGCGAAACTCACGCAGGAGATCATCGACATCCGTCATGTGGAACCGGGGCACGATGTCATCTCTCCGCCGGCGCATTCGGCGTTCGGTACGCCGCTCGAGATGGTGCAGTTCATCAGGCAGCTGCGTGAGCTTTCCGGCGGCAAGCCGATCGGTTTCAAACTGTGCGTGGGCAAGCGTCACGAGTTCCTCGGGATCGTGAAGGCCATGCTCGAGACGGGCATTCTCGCCGATTTCATCACGGTGGACGGTGGCGAGGGCGGCACGGGTGCCGCGCCGATCGAATTTTCCGATTCGGTGGGCACGCCGCTCAACGAAGGGTTGTCGTTCGTGCACAATGCGCTGGTGGGCACGGAACTGCGCGACCGCATTCGTGTGATCGCGTCGGGCAAGGTCAATACGGGGTTTGCGATGGCCACGAAGGTGGCGCTGGGGGCCGACGTCTGCAATGCGGCGCGCGCGATGATGATCGCACTGGGTTGCATCCAGGCGCTCCGGTGCAACAGCAATGCCTGTCCCACCGGCGTGGCCACCCAGGATCCGGCGCTGGTGAACGGGCTGCACGTGGGGGACAAATCACATCGTGTGGCCCGCTATCACCGGGAAACCGTGAAGAGCTTCCTCGAGGTGCTCGGAGCGACGGGGCTGCAACGTCCGCGCGATCTCAAGCCGTGGTTCATCATGAAACGGGTGAGCGCGATGGAGATCCGCAGTTACGCCGACATCTATCCGCAGCTGGAGCCCGGGCAACTGTTCAGCAGCCCGGCGACGACGGGCATGTCGCGGGCGTGGGCGCTGGCGAGCATCACGCAGTTCTGA
- a CDS encoding alpha/beta hydrolase-fold protein, translating into MRTPTLMALAALGLGLSSPPIAAQTFTVSFPTSASAGPITGRAFVFIARTDRTEPRLQAGARRGSEQFLGVDIEQLAPGASATIDPSTLGFPFASIRELPAGEYFVQGMILPYTKFARADGHTIWAHMDQWEGQRFNDAPGAIVSGVQKVRVDGNARIALTVDRVLPPVKKIADTEWVQRFTMTSKLASAFWNHDMTVGAVVLLPRGYAQNRAKRYPVVYTIGHFSERAPFGFTFDGCDRPESAEARATRLARSARETGCEFQQAWTTGKVPEFIAVFIQHPTPFYDDSYALNSANNGPYGDVITKEIIPEIDRRYRTIASGHARTLTGGSTGGWDVLGLQVHYPDVFGGAWSLYPDQLDFRNYQFGNIYADSNAFERRDGAWLSREIPSSRGPEGMMELSMREENQAELVIATKGRSGGQWDGWQAAWAPVGADGYPKPLWDKRTGVIDHSVAEAMRARGYDLRDYVERNWSTIGPKLVGKIHVAVGDMDNYFLNLGVYRFETFLESTKQPGKGPYYAGKFEYGRPLKPHGWQPWSNQELLRMMDAQVKKGALRQ; encoded by the coding sequence ATGCGCACTCCAACCCTCATGGCGCTCGCGGCTCTCGGCCTCGGGCTGTCCTCACCGCCGATCGCGGCCCAGACCTTCACGGTCTCCTTTCCCACCAGCGCCAGTGCCGGCCCCATCACCGGGCGGGCCTTCGTCTTCATCGCCCGCACGGACCGCACCGAGCCGCGCCTGCAGGCCGGTGCACGTCGCGGCAGTGAACAGTTTCTCGGCGTCGACATCGAGCAACTCGCTCCCGGCGCTTCGGCGACGATCGACCCGTCGACGCTGGGATTTCCCTTTGCATCGATCCGGGAACTGCCCGCCGGCGAGTATTTCGTGCAGGGGATGATCCTGCCCTACACGAAGTTCGCACGGGCCGACGGCCACACGATCTGGGCGCACATGGATCAGTGGGAAGGTCAGCGTTTCAACGACGCGCCCGGTGCCATCGTGAGCGGCGTGCAGAAGGTGCGCGTGGATGGCAATGCGCGCATTGCGCTCACGGTCGATCGGGTGCTGCCGCCCGTGAAGAAGATCGCCGACACCGAATGGGTGCAGCGCTTCACGATGACATCGAAGCTCGCCAGCGCCTTCTGGAATCACGACATGACCGTGGGCGCCGTGGTGCTTTTGCCCAGAGGATATGCGCAGAACCGCGCGAAGCGTTATCCCGTGGTGTACACGATCGGGCACTTCAGCGAGCGGGCGCCGTTCGGTTTCACCTTCGACGGATGTGACCGGCCCGAATCAGCCGAAGCGCGCGCCACGCGTCTGGCCCGCAGCGCCCGGGAAACCGGGTGTGAATTCCAGCAGGCCTGGACCACGGGCAAGGTCCCCGAATTCATCGCGGTCTTCATTCAGCATCCCACGCCGTTCTACGACGACAGCTACGCGCTCAACTCGGCCAACAACGGCCCCTATGGCGACGTGATCACCAAGGAGATCATCCCCGAGATCGATCGTCGCTATCGCACCATCGCGTCGGGCCACGCCCGCACGCTCACCGGCGGCTCCACCGGCGGATGGGACGTGCTCGGTCTCCAGGTCCACTATCCCGACGTCTTCGGCGGCGCCTGGTCGCTCTATCCCGATCAGCTCGATTTCCGGAACTATCAGTTCGGCAACATCTACGCCGACTCCAATGCCTTCGAGCGTCGCGACGGCGCCTGGCTGTCGCGGGAAATCCCCTCGAGCCGTGGACCCGAGGGCATGATGGAACTCAGCATGCGCGAGGAGAACCAGGCCGAACTCGTCATCGCCACGAAAGGACGTTCCGGCGGACAATGGGACGGTTGGCAGGCGGCATGGGCGCCGGTCGGTGCCGACGGGTACCCCAAGCCACTCTGGGACAAACGCACCGGCGTGATCGACCACAGTGTGGCCGAAGCCATGCGAGCCAGAGGTTACGATCTGCGCGACTACGTCGAACGCAACTGGTCCACCATCGGCCCAAAGCTCGTGGGCAAGATCCACGTGGCCGTGGGCGACATGGACAACTACTTCCTGAACCTCGGCGTCTATCGCTTCGAAACGTTCCTCGAAAGCACGAAACAGCCGGGCAAGGGACCGTACTACGCCGGCAAGTTCGAATACGGCCGTCCGCTCAAGCCGCACGGCTGGCAGCCGTGGAGCAATCAGGAGCTGCTGCGCATGATGGACGCGCAGGTGAAGAAGGGCGCGCTCCGGCAGTAA
- a CDS encoding FAD-dependent oxidoreductase has translation MSSTEHVDAVICGAGIAGVAVAHALSVQHGWSRVTIVDDQAPLSLTSDKSTEAYRNWWPGPDDAMVRLMNRSIDLLEQWADTSGNRFHLNRRGYLYATADPERARQMERDAHRASVQGAGEVRVHRTVQESEAYRPSDHRGYQAHPTGADLFFDQSAIRRQFPWLAPDIRAVLHARRCGWFSGQQLGMSLLEQAKASGASLVSGCVVGVDTTQGDVTAIHVRDAHGHDRRIQTPVFVNAAGPYAREVGLLTGMDLPLFSELHCKVAIEDVHGVLDRNTGLVILDDAQQLEWTDEEREALASQADTERFTLPMPAGVHLRPEGYGHARTVLMLWDYHGDHRFDAPIYPLPVDPYYPEVVLRGITKLVPGFSRYLDPLPAMSVDGGYYTKTIENRPVIGASGARGAFVCAGFSGFGLMAAPASAELLAALITGAPRPDYASAFSPARHDDPDYRARIATWGSTGQL, from the coding sequence GTGAGCAGTACGGAGCACGTCGACGCGGTCATCTGCGGAGCAGGCATCGCCGGTGTTGCGGTGGCGCATGCGCTCTCCGTGCAGCACGGATGGTCGCGTGTGACGATCGTCGACGATCAAGCACCGCTGTCGCTCACGAGCGACAAGTCGACCGAAGCGTACCGGAACTGGTGGCCCGGTCCCGACGATGCGATGGTGCGTCTGATGAATCGCAGTATCGACCTGCTGGAACAGTGGGCGGACACCAGCGGCAATCGGTTCCATCTCAATCGACGCGGCTATCTGTATGCGACGGCTGATCCGGAGCGGGCGCGGCAGATGGAGAGGGATGCCCACCGGGCGTCGGTGCAGGGCGCCGGCGAGGTGCGCGTCCATCGGACCGTGCAGGAGAGCGAGGCGTATCGTCCGTCCGACCATCGCGGGTACCAGGCACACCCGACCGGTGCGGATCTGTTTTTCGATCAGTCGGCGATTCGCCGGCAATTTCCGTGGCTGGCGCCGGATATCCGCGCCGTGCTGCATGCGCGTCGATGCGGATGGTTCAGTGGGCAGCAACTGGGAATGTCGTTGCTCGAACAGGCGAAAGCATCCGGCGCTTCCCTGGTGAGTGGTTGCGTCGTCGGCGTGGACACCACGCAGGGGGACGTGACCGCCATACACGTGCGGGATGCGCATGGTCATGATCGGCGCATTCAAACACCGGTGTTCGTGAATGCCGCCGGACCATATGCCCGCGAGGTCGGACTGCTGACGGGCATGGACCTGCCGCTCTTCTCGGAGCTGCACTGCAAGGTGGCCATCGAGGATGTGCATGGAGTACTGGACCGGAACACGGGGCTGGTGATCCTCGACGATGCGCAGCAACTGGAGTGGACGGACGAGGAGCGCGAGGCGCTGGCGTCACAAGCGGACACGGAACGATTCACTCTGCCGATGCCGGCCGGTGTGCACCTGCGCCCCGAGGGGTACGGCCACGCACGGACTGTGCTGATGTTGTGGGACTATCACGGCGATCACCGTTTCGATGCGCCGATCTATCCCTTGCCGGTCGATCCGTACTATCCGGAGGTGGTGCTGCGCGGCATCACGAAGCTGGTGCCGGGATTCTCCCGGTATCTGGATCCTCTGCCGGCCATGTCGGTGGATGGCGGCTACTACACGAAGACCATCGAGAACCGGCCGGTGATCGGCGCCAGTGGCGCACGGGGGGCATTCGTGTGCGCGGGGTTCTCCGGATTCGGATTGATGGCGGCGCCGGCGTCGGCCGAACTGCTGGCGGCTCTGATCACCGGCGCACCGCGTCCCGACTATGCATCTGCATTCAGCCCCGCGCGCCATGACGATCCGGACTATCGGGCCCGGATCGCCACCTGGGGCAGCACGGGGCAGCTCTGA